A window from Ignavibacteriota bacterium encodes these proteins:
- the metX gene encoding homoserine O-acetyltransferase — translation MIANTKFENLFSQSNPLHLDCGEKLNSVNVAYQSYGELNSEKNNVIIVNHALTGNSHAAGIVDDLEIKNSESHERLNSYNKMFLSKEGWWSQLIGKGKALDTDKYFVICPNILGSCYGTTGPTSLNQNTNQSYGMNFPQITVRDMIKVQKELLDKLGISKIELIVGGSLGGMQVLEWAIMYPELINKIMPIATSSAHSAWAIGLNEASRNAIINDPDWENGNYKIQPEKGISLARKIAMISYRSYNSFNKKFDRTYNEKENIFEIESYLNYQGEKLTKRFDANTYLYLSNAMDLHDVGKGRGGIDKALSSIISKTMCVGIDSDILYPVEEQKEIQSKIPNAKYSEISSIHGHDAFLIEFDQLDRIIRNFLNE, via the coding sequence ATGATTGCTAATACAAAATTTGAAAATTTATTTTCCCAATCAAATCCTCTTCATTTAGATTGTGGCGAAAAGTTAAATTCTGTAAATGTTGCATATCAATCTTATGGAGAATTAAATTCAGAAAAAAATAATGTGATTATTGTAAATCATGCACTTACCGGGAATTCGCATGCTGCCGGAATTGTTGATGATCTAGAAATTAAAAATTCTGAATCGCATGAAAGATTAAATTCATATAACAAAATGTTTTTAAGCAAAGAAGGTTGGTGGTCGCAATTAATTGGAAAAGGCAAAGCACTCGACACAGATAAATATTTTGTAATTTGTCCAAATATTCTTGGAAGCTGTTACGGAACCACCGGACCAACAAGTTTAAATCAAAATACAAATCAATCTTATGGTATGAATTTCCCTCAAATTACCGTTAGGGATATGATTAAAGTTCAAAAAGAATTACTTGATAAACTTGGCATCTCAAAAATAGAATTAATTGTTGGTGGTTCTTTAGGAGGAATGCAAGTATTAGAATGGGCAATTATGTATCCAGAATTAATAAATAAAATTATGCCCATTGCTACTTCTTCAGCCCATTCAGCTTGGGCAATTGGATTAAACGAGGCATCTAGAAATGCAATTATTAATGATCCCGATTGGGAAAATGGCAATTATAAAATTCAACCGGAAAAGGGAATTAGTCTCGCTCGAAAAATTGCAATGATTAGTTATAGAAGTTACAATTCTTTTAACAAAAAATTTGATAGAACTTATAATGAGAAGGAAAACATTTTTGAAATAGAAAGTTATTTGAATTATCAAGGTGAAAAACTTACTAAACGATTTGATGCAAATACATATCTTTATTTAAGTAATGCAATGGATTTACATGATGTTGGAAAAGGAAGAGGCGGAATTGATAAAGCACTTTCTTCGATAATATCCAAAACAATGTGCGTAGGAATCGACTCGGATATTCTTTATCCCGTTGAAGAGCAAAAGGAAATACAATCTAAAATACCTAATGCAAAATACTCTGAAATTTCTTCAATTCATGGTCATGATGCTTTTCTAATTGAGTTTGATCAGCTAGATAGAATAATACGAAATTTTCTAAATGAATAA
- a CDS encoding O-acetylhomoserine aminocarboxypropyltransferase/cysteine synthase: MSTYKYETLQLHAGQEPDSATNSRAVPIYQTTSYTFNDSEHAANLFALKQFGNIYTRIMNPTSDVFEKRVAALEGGVAALATSSGQAAEHLTITNIAQAGDNIVSTSFLYGGTYNLFKVTLPRLGINVKFVDGDEPENFEKLIDEKTKAIYIESIGNPKLNIPDFEKIADVAHRNGIPLIVDNTFGAAGYLVRPIDYGADIVVASATKWIGGHGTSIGGVIVDSGNFDWGNGKFPLFTEPSPGYHGLNFNEVFGKGSQFGNIAFIIRARVEGLRDLGPCLSPFNSFLFLQGLETLSLRVERHNSNALTLANWLKNHKEVEWVWYPGFKDYPSHENAKKYLRQGFYGSILSFGIKGGLEAGKKFINKVKLASLLANVGDAKTLVIHPASTTHQQLSDEEQKSSGVTPEAIRVSVGIEHIDDIINDFEQALNGK, encoded by the coding sequence ATGAGCACATATAAATATGAAACTCTACAGTTACATGCGGGACAAGAACCAGATTCTGCAACAAACTCTAGAGCTGTACCAATTTACCAAACAACATCTTACACATTTAATGATTCTGAACATGCAGCAAATTTATTTGCTTTAAAACAATTCGGAAATATTTACACAAGAATTATGAATCCAACTTCTGATGTATTTGAAAAAAGAGTTGCAGCTTTAGAAGGCGGAGTAGCTGCGCTTGCTACTTCATCGGGACAAGCTGCTGAGCATTTGACAATTACAAATATTGCTCAAGCTGGTGATAATATTGTTTCTACGAGTTTTCTTTATGGGGGAACTTATAATTTATTTAAAGTAACTCTGCCAAGACTTGGTATAAATGTAAAATTTGTTGATGGCGATGAACCGGAGAATTTTGAAAAATTAATAGATGAAAAAACAAAAGCGATTTATATTGAATCAATTGGAAACCCAAAATTAAATATTCCGGATTTTGAAAAAATTGCAGATGTTGCACATCGAAATGGAATACCGTTAATTGTTGATAATACTTTTGGAGCGGCTGGATATTTAGTTCGTCCAATAGATTATGGTGCTGATATTGTTGTAGCTTCAGCAACAAAATGGATTGGCGGACATGGAACTTCAATTGGGGGAGTAATTGTTGATTCCGGAAACTTTGATTGGGGCAATGGAAAATTTCCTTTGTTTACAGAACCATCACCCGGATATCATGGATTAAATTTTAATGAAGTTTTTGGGAAAGGTTCTCAATTTGGAAATATTGCATTTATTATTAGAGCAAGAGTTGAAGGCTTACGGGATTTGGGTCCGTGCTTAAGTCCGTTTAATTCATTTTTATTTTTGCAAGGCTTGGAAACTTTATCGCTCAGAGTTGAAAGACATAATAGCAATGCGTTAACTTTGGCAAATTGGTTGAAAAATCATAAAGAAGTTGAATGGGTTTGGTATCCGGGTTTTAAAGATTATCCATCACATGAAAATGCAAAGAAATATTTGCGACAAGGATTTTACGGATCAATTCTGTCATTCGGAATTAAAGGCGGATTAGAGGCTGGAAAGAAATTCATCAATAAAGTTAAACTTGCAAGTTTATTAGCAAATGTTGGTGATGCAAAAACACTTGTTATTCATCCGGCATCAACAACTCATCAACAACTTTCTGATGAAGAACAAAAATCATCCGGAGTTACACCGGAAGCTATTAGAGTATCGGTCGGAATTGAACATATCGATGATATTATAAATGATTTTGAACAAGCTCTAAATGGAAAATAA
- the thrC gene encoding threonine synthase, whose product MQYYSTNNKNNKVNFREAILQGLANDKGLFMPEIISPLSKKIISNLTEFNFLEISFEIAKNFIEDEIPENDLKSIIENSISFEAPLVSLDENLSILELFHGPTLAFKDFGARFMARTMEYFLKGMNREITILVATSGDTGSAVANGFLNVDGIKVLVLFPSGKISKIQEKQITTLGNNITAIEVEGTFDDCQRLVKTAFVDDELKNKINLSSANSINIGRLIPQSFYYFESFKQIKNKNKKIVYSVPSGNLGNLTAGLFAKEMGLPISKFIAATNKNDVFTKYINDGNFNPQSSIETLSNAMDVGDPSNFVRILDLYRNNHSLISDIIFSKSFSDEETLNKIQELHDDNNYIIDPHGAVGCLAFDQYKNKVNENIFCVVLETAHPAKFLNVFENNLSFSPDVPKKLLKCLNKNGSTIKVSSKYDDLKEILRN is encoded by the coding sequence ATGCAATACTACAGTACAAATAATAAAAACAATAAAGTAAATTTTAGAGAAGCAATTCTTCAAGGTTTGGCAAATGATAAAGGATTGTTCATGCCGGAAATCATAAGTCCATTGTCAAAAAAAATTATATCAAATCTTACTGAATTTAATTTTCTAGAAATTTCATTTGAAATTGCAAAAAACTTTATTGAAGATGAAATTCCAGAAAATGATTTGAAGTCGATAATTGAAAATTCAATTTCATTTGAAGCTCCTTTAGTTAGTTTAGATGAAAACTTATCAATATTAGAATTATTCCATGGACCAACTTTAGCATTTAAAGATTTTGGCGCTCGATTTATGGCAAGAACAATGGAATATTTTCTTAAAGGAATGAATAGAGAAATTACAATTCTTGTTGCCACATCGGGTGATACGGGAAGTGCTGTTGCAAATGGTTTTTTAAATGTTGATGGAATAAAAGTTTTAGTTTTATTTCCCAGCGGAAAAATTAGCAAGATACAAGAAAAACAAATTACAACTTTAGGAAATAACATTACTGCCATTGAAGTTGAAGGAACTTTTGATGATTGTCAACGGTTAGTAAAAACAGCATTTGTGGATGATGAATTAAAAAACAAAATTAATTTAAGTTCGGCAAACTCAATAAATATTGGAAGATTAATTCCGCAATCATTTTACTATTTTGAAAGTTTCAAGCAAATTAAAAATAAAAACAAGAAAATTGTTTATTCAGTTCCAAGCGGAAATTTAGGAAATTTAACTGCTGGACTTTTTGCAAAAGAAATGGGTTTGCCAATTTCAAAATTTATTGCAGCAACTAATAAAAATGATGTTTTTACAAAGTATATAAATGATGGAAATTTTAATCCGCAATCATCAATTGAAACATTATCAAATGCAATGGATGTTGGTGATCCAAGTAATTTTGTGAGAATTTTAGATTTATATAGAAATAATCATTCTTTAATTTCGGATATTATTTTCTCAAAAAGTTTTAGTGATGAGGAAACATTAAATAAAATTCAAGAATTGCACGATGATAATAATTATATTATTGATCCGCATGGTGCAGTTGGCTGTTTAGCTTTTGATCAATATAAAAATAAAGTTAATGAAAATATTTTTTGCGTTGTGTTAGAAACTGCACATCCGGCAAAATTCTTAAATGTTTTTGAAAATAATTTAAGTTTTAGTCCTGATGTACCTAAAAAACTTTTAAAGTGTTTGAATAAAAATGGAAGTACAATTAAAGTTTCATCAAAATACGATGATTTAAAAGAAATTTTACGAAACTAA
- the bshB1 gene encoding bacillithiol biosynthesis deacetylase BshB1, with amino-acid sequence MKLDIVVFAAHPDDAELSMGGTIAKLTNVGFKIGIVDLTGGELGTRGSKLIRKIESQNADKILNITVRDNLNIKDGHIFVDKENTLKIIKAIRKYQPKIIFAPYFKDRHPDHIEASKLIKRAMFFAGLPKIKTSLNSKLQNAFRPKRIFYFMQTYEFQPSFIVDISETFETKMKAVFAYQTQFYNKKSKEPETFISTPEFINFLEARAKTFGFKIGKKYGEAFYSEELIELDLINFLME; translated from the coding sequence TTGAAATTAGATATAGTTGTTTTTGCTGCTCATCCGGATGATGCTGAATTATCAATGGGCGGAACAATTGCCAAATTAACCAATGTTGGATTTAAAATTGGAATTGTTGATTTAACCGGTGGTGAACTTGGAACGAGAGGCTCAAAACTAATTCGTAAAATAGAATCTCAAAATGCTGATAAAATTTTAAATATAACCGTTAGAGATAATTTAAATATTAAAGACGGTCATATTTTTGTTGATAAAGAAAATACATTGAAAATAATTAAAGCAATTAGAAAATATCAACCAAAAATAATTTTTGCACCATATTTTAAAGATCGTCATCCCGATCATATTGAAGCAAGTAAATTGATAAAACGTGCAATGTTTTTTGCTGGATTACCGAAAATTAAAACTTCACTTAATTCAAAATTGCAAAATGCATTCAGACCTAAGAGAATTTTTTATTTTATGCAGACTTACGAATTTCAGCCATCATTTATTGTTGATATTTCAGAAACATTTGAAACAAAAATGAAAGCGGTATTTGCTTATCAGACGCAATTTTACAATAAAAAATCAAAGGAACCGGAAACTTTTATAAGCACTCCGGAATTTATAAATTTTTTGGAAGCGCGTGCAAAAACATTTGGTTTTAAAATTGGCAAAAAATATGGTGAAGCCTTTTATTCAGAAGAATTAATTGAATTAGATTTAATAAATTTTTTAATGGAATAA
- the gatB gene encoding Asp-tRNA(Asn)/Glu-tRNA(Gln) amidotransferase subunit GatB — translation MEYEAVIGLEVHAQLLTDTKIFCGCSTKFGNPANTNVCPVCLGHPGVLPVLNKKVVEFTTLMGMATNCTINETSTFERKNYFYPDLPKGYQISQFEVPICENGFINIKTHEEKKIRIKRIHMEEDAGKSIHDQGQETLVDVNRCGTPLIEIVSEPDLHSGEGAYQYLSNLKQIITYLGICDGNMEEGSLRCDANISIRPKGAKKLGTRTEVKNMNSFRNVQRAIDYEIDRQINLVEDGGEVVQQTLLWNAEQNKATSMRGKEEAHDYRYFPDPDLMPVVVSEEWKNEILRSMPELPKNRKERFIKEFQLPEYDAEVLTSLKDIADYFENVLKETGDTKIAANWVMGDVLKIINEQKLTFDKFPISPQNLGKLINLITTNKISSKIAKDVFPLMLEENNDPNIIVEEKNLLQITDTSAIEIAIETVIKNNPAQVEEFKSGKEKVLGFFVGQIMKETKGKANPQLVNEILREKLK, via the coding sequence TTGGAATATGAAGCAGTAATTGGTTTAGAAGTTCATGCGCAGCTCTTAACAGATACAAAAATATTTTGTGGATGTTCAACAAAATTTGGAAATCCGGCAAACACAAATGTGTGTCCGGTTTGCTTAGGTCATCCTGGAGTATTACCGGTATTGAATAAAAAGGTTGTTGAGTTCACAACATTAATGGGAATGGCAACAAACTGCACAATAAATGAAACTTCTACATTTGAAAGAAAAAATTATTTTTATCCCGATTTACCAAAAGGTTATCAAATTTCTCAGTTTGAAGTTCCGATTTGTGAAAATGGATTTATTAATATTAAAACACATGAAGAAAAAAAAATCAGAATTAAACGAATTCACATGGAAGAAGATGCCGGAAAATCAATTCATGATCAAGGGCAGGAAACTTTAGTTGATGTAAACAGATGCGGTACACCATTAATTGAAATTGTAAGTGAACCGGATTTGCATAGTGGGGAAGGGGCTTATCAGTATTTATCTAATTTAAAACAGATTATTACATATTTGGGAATTTGTGATGGAAATATGGAGGAAGGCTCTCTTAGATGTGATGCTAATATTTCAATTCGTCCCAAAGGTGCAAAAAAATTGGGAACAAGGACCGAAGTTAAAAATATGAATTCATTCCGAAATGTTCAGCGCGCAATTGATTATGAAATTGATAGGCAAATAAATTTAGTTGAAGACGGAGGCGAAGTTGTACAGCAAACATTATTGTGGAATGCTGAGCAAAATAAAGCAACATCTATGCGGGGAAAAGAAGAAGCTCATGATTATAGATATTTTCCCGATCCGGATTTAATGCCAGTTGTTGTTAGTGAAGAATGGAAAAATGAAATTTTAAGAAGCATGCCGGAGCTTCCTAAAAATAGAAAAGAAAGATTTATTAAAGAATTTCAATTACCAGAATATGATGCTGAAGTTTTAACTTCACTAAAAGATATAGCTGATTATTTTGAAAATGTACTAAAAGAAACTGGTGATACCAAAATTGCAGCAAATTGGGTTATGGGGGATGTTTTAAAAATAATTAACGAACAAAAATTAACTTTTGATAAATTTCCGATTTCACCGCAAAATTTGGGTAAATTAATAAATTTAATTACGACCAATAAAATCAGCAGTAAAATTGCGAAAGATGTTTTTCCCTTAATGTTGGAAGAAAATAATGATCCAAATATAATTGTTGAAGAGAAAAATTTACTTCAGATTACGGATACTTCTGCGATTGAAATTGCAATTGAAACTGTGATTAAAAATAATCCCGCACAAGTTGAAGAATTTAAATCCGGCAAAGAAAAAGTTTTGGGATTTTTCGTTGGACAAATTATGAAAGAAACAAAAGGAAAAGCTAATCCGCAATTGGTGAATGAAATTTTAAGAGAAAAGTTGAAGTAA
- the asd gene encoding aspartate-semialdehyde dehydrogenase, whose protein sequence is MKKIPVAILGATGSVGQKFIELLSNHPWFEITELAASEKSAGKKYKDATKWVMSNILKEEIGNLEVKNCVPNLTSKLVFSALDSSVAEEIETDFANNGYFVISNSRNHRFDNDVPLIIPEVNPEHLELIKNKTGAIVTNPNCSTIGMVLALKPLHDAFGIETVNVVTMQAVSGGGYPGVPSMDIIDNVIPYINGEEEKMKTEPLKILGKFSNGTIQNTEIKISAQCNRVSVIDGHLENVQIKFSKKPTREEILKVWKNFKSLPQNLNLPSAPIIPIYYFEENHLPQPRLNRNLEKGMAVSVGRLRECEIFDFKFTVLSHNTIRGAAGGTLLIAELMKSQGYLNGIINE, encoded by the coding sequence ATGAAGAAAATTCCAGTCGCAATTTTAGGTGCCACGGGAAGTGTAGGACAAAAATTTATTGAGCTTTTGTCAAATCATCCTTGGTTTGAAATTACGGAACTTGCGGCATCAGAAAAATCAGCCGGGAAAAAATATAAAGATGCAACAAAATGGGTAATGTCAAATATTCTTAAAGAAGAAATTGGAAATCTTGAAGTAAAAAATTGTGTACCAAATTTAACATCCAAATTGGTTTTCAGCGCATTGGATTCTTCGGTTGCGGAAGAAATTGAAACTGATTTCGCAAACAATGGTTACTTCGTAATTTCAAATTCCAGAAATCATAGATTTGATAATGATGTTCCATTGATAATCCCGGAAGTAAATCCCGAGCATTTAGAATTAATTAAAAATAAAACCGGAGCAATTGTTACAAATCCAAATTGCTCAACTATTGGAATGGTTTTAGCATTAAAACCTTTACATGATGCTTTTGGAATTGAAACAGTAAATGTTGTAACAATGCAAGCCGTTTCGGGTGGCGGTTATCCCGGCGTTCCCAGTATGGATATTATCGATAACGTAATTCCATACATAAACGGTGAAGAAGAAAAAATGAAAACCGAACCGTTAAAAATTTTGGGAAAGTTTTCTAATGGTACAATTCAAAATACAGAAATTAAAATTAGTGCGCAGTGCAATCGTGTTTCTGTTATTGATGGACATTTGGAAAATGTTCAAATAAAGTTTTCTAAGAAACCTACAAGGGAAGAAATTTTAAAAGTTTGGAAAAATTTTAAATCGCTTCCGCAAAATTTAAATTTGCCTTCAGCTCCTATAATTCCAATTTATTATTTTGAAGAAAATCATTTGCCTCAGCCAAGATTAAATAGAAATTTAGAAAAAGGCATGGCGGTTTCTGTTGGAAGATTACGCGAATGTGAAATTTTCGATTTTAAATTTACCGTACTTTCACATAATACAATTCGTGGAGCAGCCGGCGGCACTTTGCTGATTGCTGAATTGATGAAATCTCAAGGATATTTAAACGGAATAATTAATGAATAA
- a CDS encoding homoserine kinase translates to MNKKIKVFAPATISNVGCGFDTIGFAIDKPGDIVSLSLRNDGIVKIKKITGDGGVLPYEIEKNTATVGILELLKNYPNKNIGVDVEIIKKMPIGSGLGSSAASSAAAVFGMNKLLNNHFSETEVLNFAVKGESIASGAIHADNVAPCLFGGFVLIRDYNPIDVIKLPVPKNLYCIVLYSQIVIETKQARKLIKKNLPIKKARKHFGNIGTLVSGLYESDLSKIGRSIEDEISEPARATLIPNFYDIKNAALSAGAYGCSISGSGPSIFAFSDSEINAKKIGSAMKKIVDKTGIKSTLYISKINPNGPKII, encoded by the coding sequence ATGAATAAAAAAATAAAAGTTTTTGCTCCAGCTACAATTTCTAATGTTGGCTGCGGATTTGATACAATCGGTTTTGCAATTGATAAACCCGGCGATATTGTAAGTCTAAGTTTAAGAAATGATGGAATTGTTAAAATAAAAAAAATTACCGGAGATGGCGGAGTTCTTCCATATGAAATTGAAAAAAATACGGCAACAGTTGGAATTTTAGAATTATTAAAAAATTATCCCAATAAAAATATTGGTGTTGATGTTGAAATAATTAAAAAAATGCCAATTGGCAGTGGACTCGGTTCAAGCGCTGCAAGTTCAGCCGCAGCTGTTTTTGGAATGAATAAATTATTGAATAATCATTTCTCTGAAACTGAAGTTTTAAATTTTGCGGTAAAAGGTGAATCAATTGCAAGTGGTGCAATTCATGCCGATAATGTTGCTCCATGTTTGTTTGGTGGTTTTGTTTTAATCAGAGATTACAATCCAATTGATGTTATCAAACTTCCGGTACCTAAAAATTTATATTGCATAGTTTTATATTCTCAAATTGTAATTGAAACTAAACAAGCGAGAAAATTAATTAAAAAAAATCTTCCGATAAAAAAAGCACGAAAACATTTTGGTAATATTGGAACATTGGTTTCCGGATTGTATGAAAGTGATTTAAGTAAAATTGGTAGATCGATTGAAGATGAAATTTCAGAACCGGCAAGAGCAACATTAATTCCAAATTTTTATGATATTAAAAATGCTGCGCTAAGCGCCGGAGCTTACGGATGTTCAATCTCCGGCTCCGGTCCATCAATATTTGCATTTTCAGATTCTGAAATTAATGCAAAGAAAATTGGATCAGCAATGAAAAAAATAGTTGATAAAACTGGAATTAAATCAACACTTTATATTTCCAAAATTAATCCTAATGGACCAAAAATAATTTAA
- a CDS encoding NAD(P)-dependent oxidoreductase: MKLGLIGTGLMGKPIAQKLLEAKYELNVFNRTKSKTDSLIQLGAKTFSDIREFMTDTDVIILMLSNYDAIDEVLFASNIGNFENKVIIQMSTIAPTESFDLYKRITKLRGEYFEAPVLGSIQQILNCELIVLIGSTEKQFLKWENLFKPFSNKILHIGEVGQAASMKLALNQLIISETVAFAMSLGFVRENNLDIEMFMDILRSSVLYAPTFDKKLTNYVNRNFNNPNFPVKHLLKDLDLMLNSFAEKNINTDSLKSIRKILIDSIQKGNADKDYSALYNSVHPLK, translated from the coding sequence ATGAAATTAGGATTGATTGGAACTGGTTTGATGGGAAAACCAATTGCTCAAAAATTGCTTGAAGCCAAATATGAATTGAACGTTTTTAACAGAACAAAAAGTAAAACAGATTCACTTATTCAATTAGGTGCAAAAACATTTTCTGATATTCGTGAATTCATGACTGATACAGATGTAATAATTTTGATGCTTTCAAATTATGATGCAATAGATGAAGTTTTATTCGCAAGCAACATTGGAAATTTTGAAAACAAAGTGATTATTCAAATGAGTACCATTGCCCCAACAGAAAGTTTCGATTTATATAAACGCATAACAAAATTAAGAGGAGAATATTTTGAGGCTCCCGTTCTTGGAAGCATTCAGCAAATTTTAAATTGTGAACTTATTGTTTTAATCGGATCAACTGAAAAGCAATTTTTGAAATGGGAAAACTTATTTAAGCCTTTCAGTAATAAAATTTTGCACATTGGTGAAGTTGGACAAGCTGCATCGATGAAGCTGGCATTGAATCAATTAATAATTTCTGAAACGGTAGCTTTCGCAATGAGTTTGGGATTTGTTAGAGAAAATAATTTAGATATCGAAATGTTTATGGATATCCTTAGGAGCAGCGTGCTTTATGCCCCAACTTTCGATAAAAAACTAACAAACTACGTAAACAGAAATTTTAATAATCCAAATTTTCCGGTTAAACATTTACTTAAAGATTTAGATTTAATGTTGAACTCATTTGCCGAAAAAAATATTAATACAGATTCATTAAAATCGATTAGGAAAATTTTAATTGATTCAATTCAAAAAGGTAATGCTGATAAGGATTATTCAGCGTTGTATAATTCAGTTCATCCTTTGAAATAA